Proteins co-encoded in one Halorussus vallis genomic window:
- the trmB gene encoding HTH-type sugar sensing transcriptional regulator TrmB has protein sequence MASDDLHATIEQVGDRFDLGEYEIDAYLTVLEHGELTASEIADRTDIPQPRVYDTVRSLSDRGLVELRESRPMKVIAVDPDEAFSGIQSSLMEMVSELEARYTAPARDTEAVSLVKSRSTILRYLADVIETAEFEIALSLTPDLLHRFEDELSHAIDQGVSVELLVTPASEAPDPESFDYLDVATTARARRGITTPVIAVADGEYSIYATQDALRDDQDRYGVIFNRSALGFLVSGFFGTVLWTTAERTLAADGEDRPFPRRYSSIRRCVKELQELEGDFHATIEGRDIETGASRVVQGRVVGFSFEGGERVAGMTIETDDGEITVGGQVAALEDIEAHEIRIGRDEPPAY, from the coding sequence ATGGCCTCCGACGACCTTCACGCGACGATAGAGCAGGTCGGCGACCGGTTCGACCTCGGGGAGTACGAGATCGACGCCTATCTCACCGTCCTCGAACACGGCGAACTCACCGCCAGCGAGATCGCAGACCGCACCGACATCCCCCAACCGCGCGTCTACGACACCGTGCGAAGCCTGAGCGACCGCGGACTGGTCGAACTCCGCGAGTCCCGACCGATGAAGGTCATCGCCGTCGACCCCGACGAGGCGTTCTCGGGCATCCAGTCGTCGCTGATGGAGATGGTTTCGGAACTCGAAGCGCGCTACACCGCGCCGGCCCGCGACACCGAGGCGGTTTCGCTGGTCAAATCGCGCTCGACCATCCTTCGCTACCTCGCCGACGTCATCGAAACCGCCGAGTTCGAGATCGCGCTGTCGCTCACCCCCGACCTCCTCCACCGGTTCGAGGACGAACTCAGCCACGCCATCGACCAGGGGGTCAGCGTGGAACTGCTCGTCACCCCCGCCTCGGAGGCCCCCGACCCCGAGAGCTTCGACTACCTCGACGTCGCGACCACGGCCCGCGCCCGCCGGGGCATCACCACGCCGGTCATCGCCGTGGCCGACGGCGAGTACTCCATCTACGCCACCCAGGACGCCCTGCGGGACGACCAGGACCGCTACGGCGTCATCTTCAACCGCTCGGCGCTCGGCTTCCTCGTCTCTGGCTTCTTCGGCACCGTGCTGTGGACCACCGCCGAGCGGACCCTCGCGGCCGACGGCGAGGACCGTCCGTTCCCCCGGCGGTACTCCTCCATCCGCCGCTGTGTCAAGGAACTTCAGGAACTCGAAGGCGACTTCCACGCCACCATCGAGGGCCGAGACATCGAAACCGGCGCCTCCCGGGTCGTCCAGGGGAGGGTCGTCGGTTTCTCGTTCGAGGGCGGCGAGCGCGTCGCCGGGATGACCATCGAAACCGACGACGGCGAGATTACCGTGGGCGGGCAGGTCGCGGCGCTCGAGGACATCGAAGCCCACGAGATTCGCATCGGGCGCGACGAACCGCCCGCGTACTGA
- a CDS encoding proteasome assembly chaperone family protein has product MNGDERPQTASFEIESKSPHETVIAGFSQFGLAGLTAVDYLVDHLEFEEVGHVNADQLPAITPFENGRPRHHTRLFSHADHELTVLVGELFVPVWAAKPFTDAILDWTEAHGVREITVLHGVPIPHGPDEHRTFYVATDDYREHRLADLDVPAMGQGFLDGINAELVARGMSSPLRTGVFVTPVHAQAPDVEAAIRLLDAVERAYGIGIDTGPLEEFAGEIKEYYESLANRLAERVESEVPEDRMFM; this is encoded by the coding sequence GACCGCAGACCGCTTCCTTCGAGATCGAGTCGAAGAGCCCGCACGAGACGGTCATCGCCGGCTTCTCGCAGTTCGGCCTGGCCGGGCTGACCGCGGTCGACTACCTGGTCGACCACCTGGAGTTCGAGGAGGTCGGCCACGTCAACGCCGACCAGTTGCCGGCCATCACGCCGTTCGAGAACGGCCGACCCAGACACCACACCCGGCTGTTCTCGCACGCCGACCACGAACTGACGGTGCTGGTCGGCGAACTGTTCGTCCCCGTCTGGGCGGCCAAGCCGTTCACCGACGCCATCCTCGACTGGACCGAGGCCCACGGCGTCCGGGAAATCACGGTGCTCCACGGCGTCCCGATACCCCACGGTCCCGACGAGCACCGGACGTTCTACGTCGCCACCGACGACTACCGCGAACACCGACTCGCCGACCTGGACGTTCCGGCGATGGGCCAGGGGTTCTTGGACGGCATCAACGCCGAACTCGTCGCTCGCGGGATGAGTTCGCCGCTCCGGACCGGCGTGTTCGTCACCCCGGTTCACGCCCAGGCCCCCGACGTCGAGGCCGCGATTCGACTCCTCGATGCGGTCGAGCGAGCGTACGGCATCGGCATCGACACCGGGCCGCTGGAGGAGTTCGCGGGCGAAATCAAGGAGTACTACGAGAGTCTCGCCAACCGGCTCGCCGAGCGCGTCGAGAGCGAGGTGCCCGAGGACCGGATGTTCATGTGA